Part of the Anaeromyxobacter diazotrophicus genome, TCGAAGGACCTGGTCGAGCGGTTCCGGCGGGAGGGGCGGGCGTACGCCCAGATGCGCCACCCGGCGCTGCTCGCGGTGCACGACCTGGTGGAGAAGGACGAGGGGCTCTTCCTCGTCACCGAGTTCGTGGACGGGGCCGATCTGCAGAAGCTGCTCTCCGCGGGGGGGGCGCTGCCGGTCGCGTGCGTGGCGGCCATCGGGGCGCGGATGGCGGACGCGCTCGAGTGCGTGCACGAGCACGCGCTCGTCCACCGCGACGTGAAGCCCTCGAACGTGATGCTGTCGCGGGCGGGCGAGGTGAAGCTCATGGACCTCGGCATCGCCAAGGATCCGCTCGCCTCGGAGATCACCCGCACCGGCGCGGTGGTGGGGACGCCGGCCTACGTGTCGCCCGAGATGCTCGAGGGCGAGCAGGCCACCGAGCACAGCGACATCTGGTCGACCGGGGTGATGCTCTACGAGCTCGCCGCCGGGCGCCGGCCGTTCCAGGGCGACACGTTCGCCGAGCTCTTCGCGGCGGTGCGCAAGAAGCGCCTGCGCCCGGTGCGCGACGCCGCGCCCGAGGTGCCGCGGCGGCTGGCCCGCGCCATCGAGCGCTGCCTGGAGAAGCGCCCCTCGCGCCGCTGGCCGTCGGCCGGGGCGCTGGCCCGGGAGCTCGAGGCCTGCGCCGAGCGGCTGCTCGGCGGCGCGCCGGCCGAGGAGGTGCTGGCGGCGCTGCTCAGCGACCGGGGCCTCACCGAGGAGGCGCGCAGCGTGGCGGTGCGCTCCACGGTGCTGTCGCGGGCCTCGGTCGCGGACGCGCCGGCCGCCCCGAGCTCGCGCGGGCTGGCGCGCCTGGGGTGGGCGCTGGCCGCCGCGCTGGTGATCGCGGGCGCCTGCCTGGCCTGGGCCAGGCAGGCGCTCTGACCGCCTAGAAGGCCCGCGGCGTCGCGTCCGGCGCCAGCGGCGAGCGGTACGGCTTGCCGCCGGTCGCCCGGTGGAAGTCCTCCGCGACCGCCTGGCACAGGGCGGGATCGCGGAGCAGGTCGACCGCGGAGGCGCCGAGGACCTTGGCCGCGACCAGCATGCCGCGCCGGCCGACCGGGTGGGCGGCGGCGGAGGTCTGCGCCCAGTGGTGCGCCGCGGTGCCGATGGGGCGCACCGCCACGCCGAGCTCGGCCAGCGGCGCGACCGCGCTCACCTCGCCGATGTCGGAGGAGGCGGTCCCGCCGACGCGCGGGGCGTAGGGCACGACGCCGGTCGAGAGCCCCTGCGGTTCGACGCCGACCTCGCGCTGCAGCGCCTGGGCCCAGCCGACGTCCGCGGCGTCGAAGGCCGGGGCCCCCACGCGCTCCAGCTCGCGGTGCAGGAGCTTGCCCAGCGCGTCGTTCGGGACCACGTCGCGGGCCGAGAAGAGGACGGTGACCTTGGCGCGCGTCCCGGTGGCGAGCGCGGCGCCGTCCGCGGCCTGGCGCAGCCGCCCCATGAGCTCCTCGACGCTCTCGCCCGTCGCGTCGCGCAGCCAGTACTGCCCGCGGGTGTAGTCGGGGATGATGTTGGCTTGGGCGCCGCCGTCCTTGACGACGCGGTGGATGCGGGCGGTCGGCTTCACGTGCTCGCGCATGAGCGCCATGGCGTGGTCGAACAGCGCCAGCGCGTCGAGCGAGCTGCGGCCGAGCCAGGGACTGGCCGAGGCGTGCGCCGACTTCCCGAAGAACTCCACGTCCGCCGCGCTCACCGCCAGCCGCGTCCGGTTGACCACCCGGTTCTGGTCGTCGGGGTGCCAGGTCAGCACCGCCGCGCTCTTCGCGAACAGGCCGTCGCGCGCCATGAACGCCTTCCCGATGAACTGCTCCTCGGCCGGCGTCCCGAGCACCTGGATCGTGCCGGGGAGGTGCTGCGCCAGGCGGGCGCGGTTGGCCGCCGCCGCCCCGGCGACCGCGGCGGTGCCGAGCAGGTTGTGCCCGCAGGCGTGGCCGGGCGCTCCGGCCGCGATCGGCTGCTTCTTCGTGCTGCCCGCCACCTGCGACAGCGCGGGGAGCGCGTCGTACTCGGCGAGCAGCGTGACGACCGGCTCGCCCGAGCCGGCGGTGGCGACGAACGCGGTCGGCAGCCCCGGCACGCCGCGGGTCACCTTGAATCCCTCCTGCTCCAGCGCCGCCGCCAGCATCGCGGACGACCGCACCTCCTGCAGCCCGACCTCCGGCGCCTCCCAGATGCGCTGGGCCAGCGCCTCCCACTGGCCCCGCGTCTCGTCGAGGTAGGCGTCGGTCGGCGCCGCGCCGGCCGCGAAAGCGGCGGGTGCGCACAGCGCGGCCAGCACGGCCGCGATCCGTCTCGTCTTCATGACCTTCTCCTTCAGGGTGGACGGCGGCGCGAGCCGTACGGAGACGCCGCCGGCGCGAGGGCATACCCCCGACGGGCTACCGGGGACAAGGGTCACCCGATCAGGTGATTGGGACACCTCGGGTCGGCGCGAACCCGCCGTCCCCGCGTGTCAAAGGCGCTACCCGCAAGGCGGGCCGAGCGGCACGGCCTTTGCGCAGGGGGCTCCCCGTCGCGCGACGGGAGCGCGACGAGCGGGCCGGCTCGGGCCCGAGGAGGACCGCGTGATCAGGGGATGGTTGGCGACGTGGAGGCTTGGGCCGAAGATCGCGGCGTCCTTCGCGATCGCGATCGCGATCACGCTCGGGATCGGGCTCGCCTCGTACCTGTCCGCGCGCAGCATCGCGGCGCACCTGGCCGAGGTGGCCGGCGTGAGCTTCGCGGGCGCGCAGGCGCTCGGCGCGGTCGACGCCGCCCACATGACGGCGGACCGCGCCCTCGGGCGGCTCCTCCTGCCGCGCGCCGATCCCGAGCTCCGCAAGGCGGCGCGGGCCGAGCTCGAGGCGTCGCACCAGCGGCTCGACGAGGCCTGGAAGACCTTCGGGGAGCTGCCGCGCGACGCGGACCTCGAGGCCGAATGGCACCGCGCCGCGGCCCCGTGGGACGGCTGGCGCGTGAGCGCGCGCGCCCTGCTCGCCCGCATCGACGAGCACGATCGCGCCATCCTCGACCGCGGGCAGGACAGCCCGGAGGAGATCGCGACCGACCGCGCCGTGTGGCAGGCCTTCGCCGAGCTGCGGAAGGCCGACGAGGCGGCCTCGGCCGCGCTGGGCGCGCTGCTCCAGAACGAGCAGAAGGACGTGCAGGCGAGCCGCGACGCGGGCGAGCGCGCCGCCGCGGTCGGCATGCTGGTCATCGGGCTCTCGGTGCTCGCCGGCGCGGCGCTCTCGATCGCGCTCGCGGCGCTGCTCGCGCGGAGCATCGGCCGCACCGTCGCGACCCTCACCGGCGAGGCGCGCAAGGTCACCGGCGCCGTCGCGGCGGGGCGCCTCGACGAGCGCGGCACCCCCGAGGCGGTGGACGCCGAGTTCCGCGGCATCGTGGAGGGCATGAACGGGGCGGTGGACGCGACCGTGCGCGCCTACCGCGGGGCGAGCGCGTTCCTCCGCGCCTACGCCGCCGGCGAGCTCCCGGCGGTGGGCGCGGAGCAGCTCGCCGGGGAGTACGAGGCGCAGCGGCAGGACCTGCTGCGCCTCAAGGCGCAGACCGAGCGCCGCAACGCCGAGATCGAGCGCCTGCTGGCGGCCGCCACGCGCGGCGAGCTGGCGGTGCGCGCCGACGCCGCGGGCGAGGCCGGGTTCAACCGGCGCCTGGTCGAGGGCATCAACGCGCTCCTCGACTCCATCCTCGGCCCGGTCAGCGCCGCGACCGAGGCGCTGGAGCAGCTCGCCGCGCGCGACCTGCGGGCCAGGGTCCACGGCGACTACCGGGGCGACCACGCCCGGCTGGTCGGCTCGCTCAACGCGATGTCCGACGCGCTGGAGCGCGCGATGCAGGAGGTGTCCGCCTCGGCCGGCGAGGTCTCGTCCGCCTCGGCGCAGATCGCCTCCTCCAGCCAGGCGGTGGCGTCGGGCGCGAGCGAGCAGGCCGCGAGCATCGAGGAGACCACCGCCTCGGTGGAGTCGGTGGCGGGGATGGCCCGGCGGTCCGCCGAGGCCGCCGCGCGCGCCAGCCAGCTCGCCGAGGGGGCGCGCGGGGCTGCCAGCGAGGGCGCCGGCGCCATCGGCGAGATGCAGCGGGTGATGGAGAACGTGCGCCGCGCGGCGGAGGGCACCTCCGCCATCATCAAGGACATCAACGAGATCGCGTTCCAGACGAACCTCCTCGCGCTCAACGCGGCCGTCGAGGCGGCGCGCGCCGGCGAGGCGGGCCGCGGCTTCGCGGTGGTCGCCGAGGAGGTGCGCTCGCTGGCGCTCCGCTCCAAGGAGGCCGCCAACAAGACCGAGGCGCTCATCCGCGAGTCGGTGAAGCAGGCCGGCGCCGGGGAGCTCACCTCGCGGCAGGTGGCGGAGAAGCTCGCGGCCATCGTGCAGGGGGTGGGGCAGGTCTCCGGGCTCGTGGGCGAGATCGCGGTCGGCGCCCGCGAGCAGGCCGGCGCCATCGACCAGGTGACCCGCGCCATCGCCGACATGGACAAGGTCACCCAGCAGAACGCCGCCAGCGCCGAGGAGTCCTCCTCGGCGGTGAACGACCTGTCCGGGCGCGCGCAGCAGCTCGCCGCCACCGTCGCCTCCTTCCGCGTCGGCGAGACGCCCGGCGAGTCCGCCCGGGCGACCCCCGCCGCCGCCGCGCGCCAGCCGTGGGCGCACCCACCGCAGTCCCGCCGCAGCACCACCCTGGAGAACCACCGATGATCAAGCAGCTCGGCACCGCCCTCTGCCTCCTCGCCTCGCTGGCCGGCCCGGCCCGCGGCGAGGACGTCGTGCGGCTCGGCAACCAGAAGTTCGTCATCTACGGCGCCGTCTCGTACATGAAGGAGCTGGCGCCCAAGTACGGCCTCAAGATCGAGGAGCGCATCTACGACAAGGGCATCGACATGATCCCGGCGCTCAACGCGGGCGAGCTCGATCTCGCCGCCAGCGCCGCCGACGCCGCGGTGGTGGCCCGCGCGGGCGGCGCCAAGACGTTCGTGGTCGCCGGCTTCGCCAAGGGCAGCGCCCGCCTCCTCGCCCGCGCCGACCTGCCGCTCAAGAAGATCGCCGACCTCAAGGGCAAGAAGGTGGGCGTGGCGCGCGGCGGCGCGGTCGAGCTGCTCCTCGCCGCCGAGCTGGCGAAGCACGGCATGACTTGGTCCGACAAGCCCGGCCGCGACGTGACCGTCGTCTACATGCCCTACGGCGAGCTCAACGCCGGCCTCGAGGCGAAGAAGGTCGACGCCGTCATGCAGTCCGAGCCGTACGCGTCGCAGGCCATCCACAAGGGGTTCGGCAAGGAGATGCTGAAGCCCTACGACACCGAGCTCGGCGAGCCGGTGCGCGTCCTCGTCATGACCGAGGCGATGTACCAGACGAAGCCCGAGGTCGCGCTGCGCGTCATGAAGTGCTTCGTCGAGGCCACGCGCGCCTTCAAGAAGGACCGGAAGCTGGCGGAGCGGTTCATCCGCGAGGACCTGTTCAAGGGCCAGCTCACCGCGGAGGGCTTCCGCGACGCGATGGAGAACGCGGAGTTCACCTACGAGGTGTCGCCCCGCCACGTGCAGGTCACGACCGACCTCATGCTGAAGTACGGCATCGGCCGGATGGTGACGCCGCCGGCCGCCACCGAGTGGGTGAAGCTCGACCTGCTGGAGAAGGCGAAGGGGTAGCGCCGCTCGGACCACCGAGCCGTCCGGGGCCGGACTCCGCCGCGCGGAGCCCGGCCCCGCTCGTCTCGGCCGCCGTCACCGCCGGCGCTGCGCGCGCTGCTGCTCCCAGACCGGCCGGTAGTCGTAGGTGGGGTAGAACTCGGTGCGGAAGGCGCCCCAGGCGCCGTTCTCGACGGCGAGGTTCACCTCGCGCAGCTTGTCCGGCGGGACGCGCAGCGTCACCACCTGGCCGATCCCCATCATCACGTACCAGGAGACCACCTCCACCCCGGGCGGGGGAAACCGCTCGTGGAAGCCGCTCCGGTCGAGCTGCGCGTTGATCTCCGGCAGCGGCTTCGACTGATCGTGACGGAGGAAGATGGTGAGGAGGATGGCGTTCTGCGGCCCGCTGGCGGCGCCGGCCGCGGGGGAGGCCGAGGGCGGGACGAGCGGCACCGCCTGGGGAGCGCGCGCGGGCGCGGGCGCCGGCGGGGAGCCCTGGGCGAAGGCCGGGGAGGCCGCCAGGGCGAGCCCGGCGGCGGCGAGGAGGGGCGCCGCGGCGGCGCGGCGTACGGCGGCGGGGTAGGTCGGCATCCCGGTCGCGATAACGACCGGCCCGCTCCGCCGCTCGCGCGAGGTGGAGTCCTCCCGCCGCGCCTGCTAGAACCGGAGCATGCGCGTCGGCTACCTCGGCCCACCCGGCACCTTCAGCGAGGAGGCGCTCTCGCGCTGCGACCTCGCCGGCGGCGCCGAGCGCCGCGACTACCCCAGCATCGCCGACACCTTCGAGGCGGTCGCGAAGGGTGAGGTGGACTGCGGGCTCCTCCCCATCGAGAACTCGCTCGAGGGCAGCGTCTCGGCCACGCTCGACCTGCTCGTGCACCGGCCCGGGCTCCGCATCCGGCGCGAGGTGCTCCTGCCCATCCGGCAGAACCTGCTGGCGCGGCCCGGCGTCGCGTTCGGGGACGTGAAGCGGGTCCTCTCCATCCCCATCGCGGCGGCGCAGTGCCAGGCCTTCCTCCGCGCCAGGCTGCCCGGCGTGCCCCTCGAGCCGGCGCTCTCGACCGCCGAGGCGGCGCGGCTCGCCGCCGAGCGCCCCGACGCCGCCGCGGTCGCGTCGCGCGCCGCCGCCGAGCGGTACGGCCTGGCGCTGCTCGCCGAGGACATCCAGGACGGGGAGGGGAACACCACCCGCTTCGTGCTGGTGGCGCGCGAGGACGAGCGGCCGACCGGCCGCGACCGCACCAGCATCGCCTTCACCCTCGACCGCGACCGGCCGGGCGGCCTGTACGACGTCCTCGGGGTGTTCGCGCAGCGGCACATCAACCTGTCCAAGATCGAGAGCCGCCCCAGCAAGCAGGCGCTCGGCCACTACGTCTTCTTCATCGACTTCGAGGGCCACCGCTCCGAGGCGGCCGGCGCCGAGGCCATCGCGGGGGTGCTGGAGCGGGTGCACGCGCTCCACCTGCTCGGCTCCTACCCGCGGGGCTAGGCCGGCGCGCCCTCGCCCCGGAGCCGGCGCGCGGCGGCGGCGAGGTGCCCGGGGGTCGCCCCGCAGCAGCCGCCCAGCCAGCCGGCGCCGGCGCGGTGCAGCTCGACGAGCCAGCCGGCGAAGGCGCCGGGGGAGACGAGCCGGCCCGGCAGGCCGGCCGAGGGCTTCGCCACGAGCGGGACCCCCACCTCGGCGCGGCAGTCGACGAGCAGCGGCGCGAGCGGGGCGAGGGGCAGGGCGCAGTTCACGCCCACCGCCGCGGCGCCCTCGCGCGCCAGGGCGAGGAGGCACTCGCGGGCGGGCTCGCCGGAGCCGGCGACGAGCGCCTCGGCCTCCTCGCGGAACGCGAACGTCACGGCCGCCGGGAGGCCGGTCTCGCGGGCCGCCGCCAGGGCGGCGCGCGCCTCGGCGAGGTTCCACTGGCTCTCGGCCCACAGGAGCTCGGCCCCGGCGGCGGCGAGCGCCCGGAACGCCTCGCCGTAGCGCGCGCGGAGCTCCGCCGCGGGGGCGGCCTCGCGCTGGGTGGGGCCCACCGCGCCCGCCACCCGCGCGCCCGGCGCGCCGCGCCGCGCGAGCGCCACCGCGCGCCCGGCCAGCTCCGCCACCGGCGCCGCCACGCCCGCGGCGCGCAGGCGCGGCGCCGCCAGGCTGAAGGTGCAGGTGAGCACGACCTCCGCCCCGGCCGCGGCGTGGGCGGCGTGCACCGCGGCGATCGCCTCCGGCCGCTCCTCGAGCCACGCCTCCGGCAGCGCCCCGGCGGGCAGGCCGGCGGCGAGGAGCTCGGTGCCCATGGCCCCGTCGAGGAGGAGCGGCCTCACCCGAGCTCCACCTCCTCCCCGTGCCTCGGCACGGCCGCGCTCCAGCCGCGCGCCGCCAGCCGGTCGCGCACCGCCGCGAGCGGCGCCGGCTCGCCGTGCACGCAGTAGGTCCGGGCGGGCGGGCGCGGCAGGGTGTCGAGCCAGCGCGCCACCTCGTCCCGGTCGCCGTGCGCGGAGAGGCCGGTGAGCGTCGCCACGCGCGCCCGCACCGGCACGTCCAGCCCGTGCAGGCGCAGCGTGCGCGCGCCGTTCTGCAGGCTCCAGCCGCGGGTGCCCGGCGCCTGGTAGCCGGCGAGCAGCACGGTGGTGCGCTCGTCGGGCAGGCGGTGCTCGAGGTGGTGGAGGATGCGGCCACCGGTGGCCATGCCCGAGGCGGAGATGATGACGCACGGCCCCTCCACGCGGTGGATGGCCTTCGACTGCTCCGTGGCGCGGGCGAAGCGCAGGCGCGCCGGGCGGAGCGGGTCGACGCCCGCCGCGAGCAGCCGGCTCATCTCGTCGTCGTGGTCCTCGCGATGCGCCACGTACATGGGCGTGGCGTCGACCGCCATGGGCGAGTCCATGAACACCGGCAGCTCCGGGATCTCGCCGGCCGCCTCGAGCGCCCGCAGCCGGAAGAGCAGCTCCTGGCTGCGCCCGACGGCGAAGGCGGGCACGAGGAGCGCGCCGCCGCGCGCGACCGCCTCGAGGACCGCCTGGCGCAGCTCGGCGCCGGCGTCGCCCTGGTGCAGCCGGTCGCCGTAGGTGCACTCGACGAGGAGGACGTCGGCCGCGGGCGCCGGTTCGGGGTCGGGCAGGATGGGCGCGCCGTAGCGCCCGAGGTCGCCCGAGAACAGGACCCGGCGCGCCGCGCCGCCCGGCCCCGCGAGCGCGAGCTCGACCGTGGCGCTGCCGAGGATGTGGCCGGCGCGGCGGAAGGTGAGGGTCACGCCCGGCAGGATCTCCCGCGGGACGCCGTAGGGCAGCGGCTGCAGCAGGCGCAGCGCCGCCACCGCCTCGCGCTCGGTGTAGAGCGGGCGCGCGTTCGGCGCGTGCTTCGAGTAGCCGCGCTGGTTCGCGAAGCGCGCCTCCTCCTCCTGCAGCTTCCCGGAGTCGGGCAGGAGCAGCGAGGCGAGGTCGCGGGTGGCGGGCGTGCAGTGGACCGGCCCTCGGTACCCTTCGCGCGCCAGCAGCGGCAGCGCGCCCGCGTGGTCGATGTGCGCGTGCGTCAGCACCACCGCCGCCAGCGTGGCGGGGGGGACGGGGAACGGCTCCCAGTTCCTGAGCCGGAGCTCCTTGCGGCCCTGGAACAGGCCCGCGTCGACCAGCACCGCCCCCGCGGGGGTGTTGACCAGGTAACGCGAGCCGGTGACGGTGCCGGCCGCGCCCAGGAAGCGCATGGACGCCATGGAGCCCGGATTCTACAATCCACGGACCACCGCCGCTCGGGGCGCGGCGCCAGGGAGAGGTCGATGCGGCGCAAGATCCGGGTCGTCGGCGCGATGATCGAGCGCGACGGGAAGTACCTCATCACGCAGCGGCCCGCCCGCGCGTCGCTGCCGCTCCTGTGGGAGTTCCCGGGCGGGCGGGTCGAGCCCGGCGAGACGGACGAGGAGGCGCTGGCGCGCGAGCTCTCCGAGGAGATGGGGATCGAGGTCGCGGTCGGCCCGCGCGTCATCCACGTCGAGCACGCCTACGAGAGCTACGACATCGACTTCTGCGTCTACCGCTGCCGCCACGTGGACGGCGTCATCCAGCACCAGGGCGTGAACGACCACCGCTGGGTGAGTCCGCACGAGCTGGACGACTACGAGTTCCCCGCCGCCGACGAGAAGACCATCGCCAAGCTGCTGGGTTTGTAGGCATTCCCCGGCCCGGGCCCGATCGGCAGCGGCCCCCGGCGCCTCCCCCGACTAGGCAGATCCGTCGCGCACCGCAGCGGGCCAGTTTGCC contains:
- a CDS encoding amidohydrolase, whose product is MKTRRIAAVLAALCAPAAFAAGAAPTDAYLDETRGQWEALAQRIWEAPEVGLQEVRSSAMLAAALEQEGFKVTRGVPGLPTAFVATAGSGEPVVTLLAEYDALPALSQVAGSTKKQPIAAGAPGHACGHNLLGTAAVAGAAAANRARLAQHLPGTIQVLGTPAEEQFIGKAFMARDGLFAKSAAVLTWHPDDQNRVVNRTRLAVSAADVEFFGKSAHASASPWLGRSSLDALALFDHAMALMREHVKPTARIHRVVKDGGAQANIIPDYTRGQYWLRDATGESVEELMGRLRQAADGAALATGTRAKVTVLFSARDVVPNDALGKLLHRELERVGAPAFDAADVGWAQALQREVGVEPQGLSTGVVPYAPRVGGTASSDIGEVSAVAPLAELGVAVRPIGTAAHHWAQTSAAAHPVGRRGMLVAAKVLGASAVDLLRDPALCQAVAEDFHRATGGKPYRSPLAPDATPRAF
- the pheA gene encoding prephenate dehydratase; the protein is MRVGYLGPPGTFSEEALSRCDLAGGAERRDYPSIADTFEAVAKGEVDCGLLPIENSLEGSVSATLDLLVHRPGLRIRREVLLPIRQNLLARPGVAFGDVKRVLSIPIAAAQCQAFLRARLPGVPLEPALSTAEAARLAAERPDAAAVASRAAAERYGLALLAEDIQDGEGNTTRFVLVAREDERPTGRDRTSIAFTLDRDRPGGLYDVLGVFAQRHINLSKIESRPSKQALGHYVFFIDFEGHRSEAAGAEAIAGVLERVHALHLLGSYPRG
- a CDS encoding MBL fold metallo-hydrolase RNA specificity domain-containing protein; translation: MASMRFLGAAGTVTGSRYLVNTPAGAVLVDAGLFQGRKELRLRNWEPFPVPPATLAAVVLTHAHIDHAGALPLLAREGYRGPVHCTPATRDLASLLLPDSGKLQEEEARFANQRGYSKHAPNARPLYTEREAVAALRLLQPLPYGVPREILPGVTLTFRRAGHILGSATVELALAGPGGAARRVLFSGDLGRYGAPILPDPEPAPAADVLLVECTYGDRLHQGDAGAELRQAVLEAVARGGALLVPAFAVGRSQELLFRLRALEAAGEIPELPVFMDSPMAVDATPMYVAHREDHDDEMSRLLAAGVDPLRPARLRFARATEQSKAIHRVEGPCVIISASGMATGGRILHHLEHRLPDERTTVLLAGYQAPGTRGWSLQNGARTLRLHGLDVPVRARVATLTGLSAHGDRDEVARWLDTLPRPPARTYCVHGEPAPLAAVRDRLAARGWSAAVPRHGEEVELG
- a CDS encoding ABC transporter substrate-binding protein — protein: MIKQLGTALCLLASLAGPARGEDVVRLGNQKFVIYGAVSYMKELAPKYGLKIEERIYDKGIDMIPALNAGELDLAASAADAAVVARAGGAKTFVVAGFAKGSARLLARADLPLKKIADLKGKKVGVARGGAVELLLAAELAKHGMTWSDKPGRDVTVVYMPYGELNAGLEAKKVDAVMQSEPYASQAIHKGFGKEMLKPYDTELGEPVRVLVMTEAMYQTKPEVALRVMKCFVEATRAFKKDRKLAERFIREDLFKGQLTAEGFRDAMENAEFTYEVSPRHVQVTTDLMLKYGIGRMVTPPAATEWVKLDLLEKAKG
- the mutT gene encoding 8-oxo-dGTP diphosphatase MutT, producing MRRKIRVVGAMIERDGKYLITQRPARASLPLLWEFPGGRVEPGETDEEALARELSEEMGIEVAVGPRVIHVEHAYESYDIDFCVYRCRHVDGVIQHQGVNDHRWVSPHELDDYEFPAADEKTIAKLLGL
- a CDS encoding homocysteine S-methyltransferase family protein; the protein is MRPLLLDGAMGTELLAAGLPAGALPEAWLEERPEAIAAVHAAHAAAGAEVVLTCTFSLAAPRLRAAGVAAPVAELAGRAVALARRGAPGARVAGAVGPTQREAAPAAELRARYGEAFRALAAAGAELLWAESQWNLAEARAALAAARETGLPAAVTFAFREEAEALVAGSGEPARECLLALAREGAAAVGVNCALPLAPLAPLLVDCRAEVGVPLVAKPSAGLPGRLVSPGAFAGWLVELHRAGAGWLGGCCGATPGHLAAAARRLRGEGAPA
- a CDS encoding serine/threonine-protein kinase, with protein sequence MAVRKVGSSRILREIGRGGMSVVYEAYQEGLDRRVAVKAFQPGHTPSKDLVERFRREGRAYAQMRHPALLAVHDLVEKDEGLFLVTEFVDGADLQKLLSAGGALPVACVAAIGARMADALECVHEHALVHRDVKPSNVMLSRAGEVKLMDLGIAKDPLASEITRTGAVVGTPAYVSPEMLEGEQATEHSDIWSTGVMLYELAAGRRPFQGDTFAELFAAVRKKRLRPVRDAAPEVPRRLARAIERCLEKRPSRRWPSAGALARELEACAERLLGGAPAEEVLAALLSDRGLTEEARSVAVRSTVLSRASVADAPAAPSSRGLARLGWALAAALVIAGACLAWARQAL
- a CDS encoding methyl-accepting chemotaxis protein; the encoded protein is MIRGWLATWRLGPKIAASFAIAIAITLGIGLASYLSARSIAAHLAEVAGVSFAGAQALGAVDAAHMTADRALGRLLLPRADPELRKAARAELEASHQRLDEAWKTFGELPRDADLEAEWHRAAAPWDGWRVSARALLARIDEHDRAILDRGQDSPEEIATDRAVWQAFAELRKADEAASAALGALLQNEQKDVQASRDAGERAAAVGMLVIGLSVLAGAALSIALAALLARSIGRTVATLTGEARKVTGAVAAGRLDERGTPEAVDAEFRGIVEGMNGAVDATVRAYRGASAFLRAYAAGELPAVGAEQLAGEYEAQRQDLLRLKAQTERRNAEIERLLAAATRGELAVRADAAGEAGFNRRLVEGINALLDSILGPVSAATEALEQLAARDLRARVHGDYRGDHARLVGSLNAMSDALERAMQEVSASAGEVSSASAQIASSSQAVASGASEQAASIEETTASVESVAGMARRSAEAAARASQLAEGARGAASEGAGAIGEMQRVMENVRRAAEGTSAIIKDINEIAFQTNLLALNAAVEAARAGEAGRGFAVVAEEVRSLALRSKEAANKTEALIRESVKQAGAGELTSRQVAEKLAAIVQGVGQVSGLVGEIAVGAREQAGAIDQVTRAIADMDKVTQQNAASAEESSSAVNDLSGRAQQLAATVASFRVGETPGESARATPAAAARQPWAHPPQSRRSTTLENHR